The genomic stretch CGTGTTGCGCGTGCAGTGCGCGAAGTTTGGCGTGCGCGCTCTGCGCTATTGCCCGATGACAAATCATATGCGCCCCCACCGTCATACCCGCGCAAGCGGGTACCCAGCACAACGCGCCATTCCCGCGTGAGCGCGGGAATGACCGGTTTGTTTTGTTTGCTAGGTTCCCGCTTTCGCGGGAAAGACGAGGAGAGGCAAACAATTGGTTGGATATCCGTGTATTCCTGCCGGGATAAGCGAGCGTGGTCATCCCGGGGCTGGCGCATCACATCGCGCAGCGTGGCAACAACCGGCAGGACGTGTTTTTCGTTGAGGGCGACCGCCAGGCGTATCGGGACGTGTTGCGCGTGCAGTGCGCGAAGTTTGGCGTGCGCGTTCTGCGCTATTGCCCGATGACAAATCACGTGCGGCCCCGCCGTCATACCCGCGCAAGCGGGTACCCAGCACAACGCGCCATTCCCGCGTAAACGCGGGAATGACCGGTTTGTTTTGTTTGCTAGGTTTCCGCTTTCGCGGGAAAGACGAGGAGAGGCAAACAATTGGTTGGATATCCGTGTATTCCTGCTGGGATAAGCGAGCGTGGTCAAACCGGGACTTGCCTGGATCGGCGGGGTATGGACGTTGGGCGAGTTTATATCTGAAAAAGCGTGCGATACGGTGCCACGTGCACTTTGAGATAATTGGCAAGATCGAAGATATCGAGACGAGCACACCAGTAACAGAGCCGAAGTTCGCCATGTGTGTGAGGAATGAGGAATGCGAGGCTCTGGAACTCCGGAAGGTTTACCGGATTCTGCCCGACAAGCGGGCGGAACGCGACGGGTACGTCCGCGTGGTGGATGAGTCCGGGGAAGATTATCTCTATCCGGAATCCTACTTCGCTCCCGTCCGCCTTTCGCAGACGGCGCAGCGCATCGTGGCCGCCGTGGCCTACTTGCGCGCGGTTTCGGTCTCTTCCATCCAGGCGGGCGTGAGGCCGTAATAGAGTACGTCCGGGTCGATGTCGGCCCCGTTCTCCCACGCAACGGTCCTGCCCCTGACCGTCACCGCCCGAAATAGCGCTGGATCGTTTCGCAGGGGCTCGAAAACTGGGCCGTGCAGATAGGGCTCGAGATCGATTTCCCGCTGCGAATTGTTCTCGAAGGTGACCAGCACCCTGAAGTCCTGCAACGGCTCTACCGCAGTGACACAAACACGCGGCCCAAGATTCTTCATAGCATCCGATCCTCTCAATCGAGTGGAGGTATTGGTTCCAGCGGCAATTGGTCTCTCGCTCTCTCCCAGTTGTCTCTCAACTCGGGCCGATGCTCGAGCGCCCATTCGACGACCATGCCATGAGCCCGTCGAGGCAATCGGCCTCGTAGAATATCCAAGGTGTCTATGTTGTATACGGCCTCAAATTCGCCATACTCGGCGTGAAAGTGAGGCGGCGCGTGGTCGTTGAAGTACATATAGATGGTCACGCCAAAAAACTCGCTCACTTGCGGCATAATCGCGCCTCTACCTAATTGTACCAATCATAGCACGTCGGCGATTTCGACAAAACCGGGAGCGGAGTAACGAGAAGATTCGCGTAATTTGTGTCATTCGTGGTCAAACGGCCGTTTCCGGCCCGCTCACAAGGATGATCGTTCCGAGCGGCGGCAATTCCAATTCGAGTTTTCCTGACGCGGCAGTAGCCGGCCTGAGCCCCCCCGTTGCCGGTTCCGCCATGGTCCACGCGGCTCCCGGCACGGATATCCGGCCCCGATACGCTTCGCTCGCAAGGTTTGTGAGCAGGAGTATTTCGCGCCCGTCGCGCTGGAAGCGGCCGAGGACTACGTTCGGGCAGGCGGGTTCGAGCAGGAATGGGCTGAGTTCCGTAAGTCCCTCGGCATCGCTTGAATCGTCACCACGGATGACGCGGCCGCCCGCGGTCTGAAAACGTTCAACAACGTTGTGCGCATCCTTCGGCAGTTCCGACCCGGCGGGTATGAGAATCGCGTCGAATTCGTGTCCCCGAACGCGGAGTTTGCCCGAGTTGGAGACTTCGCCGGCGCCAAGCCATGCGGGATCGACCAGCACGAACGGCGTTTGGTTCATGATGAGTTGTCGGCCGAGATTCGCGAACGCGTGGACGATTTGCTGGAGGCGCGGGGACTGCAGTTTCGTGAGCAGCGGTTCGGCAACGGGCAAGTAGTCCGTCCAAACATCATAGATTGGGTAGTACAGGAGGACGCGCGGCACGGGTGTGGCGTCGCGCAGCAACGCGTTCGTCCGCCCGATGAAGTCGCACCAGCGCCGGTAGGATTCCTCCGGAGCCAACTGCCATTCTGACCCGGAAGCATCAAGAATTCGGGCCATGGACTTCTTATAGTACGAGCTGAATTCCGTCACGCCGAAGGCCGATTGCCACGCCGCGGTCGCCAGCATGGATGCGAGCGTGGCCTTTCCCTCTTGGACAAAATCGCTTACCTCCGTCATGACACGGCGGCCACCGTTGAAGTAGGCCGCGGACACGGGCAATGCCGCAGCGAGCCAGCCGGTATGTGTGCGGCTTCCCCCGAACACGACGCCGGCGGCGTCGCTGTTGAGCATGTCCATGCCGGGAATGTCCATGCGGCTGAGGCACTGCAGTGTATTGCCATAGAGCGGCGGGTGATGGACGAGCGACTCCTCGCGGAGCATGTGGCCGGACGAAGCGACGTTGTGCTCGCGGCACCATTCCTGAATGCGGCCGAAGTAGCGCTCGGCCATCAGGTCGGATACGAGCGCCCAGTACTGGCGGCGCACGCGGCGATCGGCGTCCGTTTCGCCCTGGAAGAGGCTTGCGCGCTGCGCCAACAAATCCTCGCCGTAGCGTTCGGAGTAAAGTTTCGGCAAGTCGGAACACCACGGCGCCGTAGGCAGGGGTTTGACCTGCGGGTCCGGCGGGTCCACGACGCGCGCATCGAGCGGCCCGAGGTCCACGGCCATCAGGGAGGGTTCATCCGTGAAAAACGCCACGACCTCGCGGCCCAAGGCGTCGCCGAGACGTTGCGCATAGGCGCCATGCGTTTTCTCAATGAATACGCGCGGTGCGGCGTCATCAATCAGGTTCGGGTAACGGCGTTTGGCGTAGAAATTGTTGCTGGCGTGGGTGTATTCGTAGGCGCGGCGGAGCACGAACGGGTCGACCTGAGAAGCATCATAGGCCAAGACCTGCGCTTCGAGGTCCGGGTTTGACTCGAGCACCGTGCCGCCCGCCGAGCCGCTTGGATAGCCGTCCTCGTCATAGAGCCAGACAACCAGGCCGGCTTCGCGGCAGGCAGCGACGGTCTTCACCAGTGTGTTCCAATGGTCTTCGCTCTTGAGGTATTCCTTGAAGCTGACGTTGCAGACGATGCCGCCCAAGCCGGCTTCGAGGTAAGATTTCACGTGTTCGCGCGTGGCTTGTTCCGGCGGCATCCCGTGAACGATTTGCAGCGGCCGCAACACTGCGGGCGGATTCTCCCACGCCGCACGCCACGCTTCCGGCCAATCCACTTCAATCCCTCCCGATACCATGCTCAGTGCGCCGCAAATCACCGCCAGCATGTCGCACTCCTTTCCGTTTACAGGTATTCCGTGAGAAGTTCATACAGCATACTATTTTGACCGGCGAGACTCCTTCCCCGGCGAGAAGGCTGCGGTTGCGAACATTTTCTCAATCCTTGATACTGCCAACGCCCACCCGAATCTTCCGAGCGCGTGTGTATTCGTTTCCAAGTGCAACTCGGGAACGAGTCCAAATCAATTGCTGATTTCACGAGTACCGTGTTCAGGAAGCGCCGGGCGCTTGCGCGGGCGCGGCGGCCTGCAAGACCTGGACCGCTATACCGGTAGGCGCGACGCCGGCGGGCCCGTCGAACTGGATGACCAGGCGCTGGGCGGCGCCGTCTTCGGTGAGCGCGAATTTGATGGGAAGCACGCCGTCCGCCGTTTCGCACGCGACGCTGACGCAGGGCACTTCGTTTGGCACGCGCAGTTCGATGTGCCGAATATGGACGGGGCTGTCGAAGGAGATTTTCAGGCGTTGCCGGTATCCGCCGTGGTCGTCGACCTTGTACTTGAGCCAGCCGAAGCACAAGGGGGTGAGCAGGGGCGCAGCAAGACTGCGCACGCCTTTGGGCAGATTGGGCGCGACGCGCACGTATTGGTCGGGAACGTTCAGCAGGAAGCCTTGCACCGCGTACAGCACGTGCCAATAGGACAATGCGCCCATGTGCCGTCCCGGGCTGTCGGGCGGCGCGTCGTCCGAATCGGGGTCCCACTGGAGCGGCTCGTCGAACCAGCGTCCCTTCCGCGTGCAGATGGTCTCGAAGGCTCTTTCGATCCCGCGCAGTCCCTCCGTGACAAACCCGCGGTAGAGCTGCAGGCAGTGGAGGTGCGCGCGCGCGTGCGCGGGCCAGGCCCAATGCGCTTCGGACACGCCCGCGGCGCCTTGGGCATGCACCCAGTCGTCGCCGTCCGCGCACACTGCCGCGACATGGTTGTCGCCCCGGCGGTTCAGGCGCTCTATGCTCGCGAGGGCGCGCGCGATGTGGTCCTGGCGGAACAAGGTGCCCAGACCGAGAAAATCAGCGTACCACTGTCCCGCCAATTGGCCTGCGTGACAGATATCGGCCGCGGGCGGGACGTCCTCCGCGGGGATGAAGAGCCGGTAGAAGCCTGCGTCGTCGTTCCAGTACCGGTTTTCGAACGCGAGCTGAGCGCGCCGCAGCAAGAGCGCGTAGCGCCTGGCTTCTTCCCGTTGTGCCACGCGGCCGCAAAGACGCGCGTAGGCGCAGAGCGCCGCCACCCAGAGCCCGGCGGCGTAACAGTGCAAACCCGGGCCCTCGACCCCGTCATACGTCGTTGAAGTCCCGCGCAGTTCCGGCAGTCCGTCGCCGTTCGCGTCTCCAGCGGCTATGCGCGCCATGACCACCCGCAACGTGGGGAGCAGGTCCTGCAGCCGGACGAGCTTCCCGGACAAAAAGTAGTTGCGGTACGCCATCAGCACGAACATGGTGCCGATTTCGACGTAGGCCGCCGCAGGCGCGCCGAGTTCCGGTTCCAGGGGCGTCATCATGCCAAGGCGGCGCGGCAGACGCCCGTTGCAGTCCGGCTGTTCCGCCGTGGCGATCAGCGACAATTCCGTTTCCTCGAATCGGGGAAAGAACAGCAGCGAGCCCAGAGAACTGTAAAAGCGGCGATCGAGGCGCGCGACGCAGGGCGCGTCCGGGCTTTCGAACAGGGCAATCGCGCCCTGACGCGAGTAGAGCGTGTTCGTCGTGAATACGTGGCAACTGTTGATCAGCGCGCGGACGAACCACGGCGGCAGGGATGACGACTGCAGCCGTTTCTGCCAGTCGCTCGTGGCGACGTAGTGGTATTCGACGTGCTCCAGCGCGTGTTGCGCCACTTCGCAGGCATGCTTGCGTTTCACGGTGTAGGCATTGCCGAGGTCGACGCCGTTGACTTCAAACCGGGGGCAATACCACGCGAGGGCAAAGTCGACCCGCTTTGAACTCCTGGCGGGCACTTCCAGGGTCAGGCACACCGCCCCGGAACGCGCCGGCCCGGGCGGGATCGACTGTTGCGGGGGCAGGGCCCCCTCCGCGACCGCCTGCCAGAAGCCGCGCCGCTGTTCCGGGTCACAGTGGTCCCATGCAAGTACGCAGGTCCAGGCGCCCGCCACGGGCCGCACGGCCAGGCAGTGCTCCCCCTGCGCGTTATCCGTCACGCCCTCGATACTCCCGAAGCAAAGCACGTTGTCGGGTTGCGCCGCCTCGGGCTCGGGCTCCGGTTCCGGCTCCGGTTTCTTGCGCGGGAGGAACGAAGGCGGCGGGCCTTCTTTGTGCAGGAACTTGACCTCGTAGCGCGGCTTCTCCTGGACACGGGCAGGCGCCACGGGTGGCGGCTCGGCGGGCTTGCGCGAGGCCGTCTGGCCACAAAGGTTTTCCCAATTGAACACAGCAGTGACCTGAACGGGTTCGGGGTCCGCGTTCTTGAAACTCAGCGAGGCGAGGACCACGGGCAGCGTGGCGGCGTCGTGGTCATACGGAACGACCGGCGAAAAGAGGGTCCAGGTTGTATCCACGGGCGAGGCCGGGTCCGTATTGTGGAAGTGGGCGGTAGGGAAAAGGCCCCGCCATTCCAGGTGCTCGGGCGACAGGCGGGCCGGTTCGCCCGGCTCCGGCGCGCGCTGGCCCGGCCGGTCCAATTGCAGATAGCGCGCGTAGACCGTGTCTCCTTTCCGGATGGACACGGCCAGGAACGAGGCTTCCGACACCGGTATCCATTCGGAGCGCGTGCGGTTGTTGTTGATGGCGATATTGCGAAACCAGCCGTCACGGCCCACCTCGACGAAGCCCGTGCCCAGCCCGCCCAACGGCACGGCGGGCTGCACAGCGGTCTCCGGCCTGTCCGGCTGCGCAGCGGTTCCCATGTTCCATTCCCCGAAGACGCGCCTAGGGGCCCGTCTTGATACCGATGTCCTTCATCATGACGAGTGCCGCCTCCTGGCATCGCGCGTAGTAGCCCTTGCGTACGCCCACCACCTGAAACCCGAGTTGCTCGTACAGCCTGCGCGCGGTTGCGTTGCTCTCGCGCACTTCCAGGCGCGCGACCGTGCCGCCGAGTCCCGCGCCGGTATCCAGCAGATACTGCACCAGCTCACGGCCATATCCCTGGCCGCGGCAGGCCGCGCTAACCGTTACCTTCGTGATGTGCACCTCATCCGCGACCAGCCAGAAGCCCGCATAGCCGACCAGCAGGTTTTCGGCGAACGCCACGTAGAAACGCGACGTATGATTGGTGATTTCCTGCTGAAACATGCCGAAGGTCCACGGGTCCGGGTACGCCTCGGCTTCGATTTCGAGCAATGCGGCAATATGGTCCATCCGCAGCCGTTCAAAGCAGAGAGCCGTCTCGCGCGACACGCTCATGGCGCCTGCGCCTCCCGCTGCCGCCGCGCGCGGTTCGTTTCCGCCTGGGACTGGCGCAGGTACACCGGCGCGGCCGCGGCGGGATCCGCCGGGGCGCCTTGCTCCAGCAGCATGGCCGCCTCGACGGCCACCGCGGACGCCCGCGGAACAGCCAAAGCCCCCGTCGCAAACAGCGCACCGGGCACGCGCCCGGCGATTCGCTCGCGGTACAAGGCGGCGCCATCGCCCAGAAACCAGGCCGGCCCCGCGGGCAGCGAAGACAGCAGGTCTTCCACCACCCCCACGCGGTCCGGCGTCAATTTTTCCCGAACGGTCCCGGAATAGCGGTAGACGGCGCCGTACACCTCGCCCATCCGGGCATCGAGGAACGGGCACACGAGCACATCGTGAAACAGGCTGGTTCTGGTCATTGCGTCGAGCGTGGGCACGCCGAGCAAGGGCCGCTCCATTCCCAGAGCGAGGCCCTTCCACGCAGCCACGCCTATCCTCAGCCCCGTAAACGAACCCGGGCCAATCGAGACGGCCAGGATGTCCACATCTTCCAGGCGCAGACCCGCCTCGCCCAGAGCCCATTCCACGGTGAGCAGCAATCGCTCCGAATGGCGGCGGCCGCACGCGGCGGTGGTCTCCGCCAGCACAGCCCCGTCGCGCCACAGCGCCACCGTGTTCACGCTGGTGCTGGTATCGGCGGCAAGAATGGTGGTCATGGCCACAACATCCGGCGCAGGGAAAGCGCCGCGCCTGCATGGCTGGTCAGGATGGCTTGCATAGAGCCTTGCCCGGGAATACTCCTGGATAGTACGCCGCCGACCGCACAGGGCCGCAAGGCGGCACATGGGCGGACGTCCGCTTGTGACGCTCTCGTGTCCGCAGGACCACCCAATTTCAATCCAGAGACTGCGGATGCCGCGGGACGGA from Candidatus Hydrogenedentota bacterium encodes the following:
- a CDS encoding transposase; the protein is MVIPGLAHHIAQRGNNRQDVFFVEGDRQAYRDVLRVQCAKFGVRVLRYCPMTNHVRPRRHTRASGYPAQRAIPA
- the rimI gene encoding ribosomal protein S18-alanine N-acetyltransferase; this translates as MSVSRETALCFERLRMDHIAALLEIEAEAYPDPWTFGMFQQEITNHTSRFYVAFAENLLVGYAGFWLVADEVHITKVTVSAACRGQGYGRELVQYLLDTGAGLGGTVARLEVRESNATARRLYEQLGFQVVGVRKGYYARCQEAALVMMKDIGIKTGP
- the tsaB gene encoding tRNA (adenosine(37)-N6)-threonylcarbamoyltransferase complex dimerization subunit type 1 TsaB, with product MTTILAADTSTSVNTVALWRDGAVLAETTAACGRRHSERLLLTVEWALGEAGLRLEDVDILAVSIGPGSFTGLRIGVAAWKGLALGMERPLLGVPTLDAMTRTSLFHDVLVCPFLDARMGEVYGAVYRYSGTVREKLTPDRVGVVEDLLSSLPAGPAWFLGDGAALYRERIAGRVPGALFATGALAVPRASAVAVEAAMLLEQGAPADPAAAAPVYLRQSQAETNRARRQREAQAP
- a CDS encoding DUF2442 domain-containing protein — encoded protein: MKNLGPRVCVTAVEPLQDFRVLVTFENNSQREIDLEPYLHGPVFEPLRNDPALFRAVTVRGRTVAWENGADIDPDVLYYGLTPAWMEETETARK
- a CDS encoding DUF4160 domain-containing protein, whose amino-acid sequence is MPQVSEFFGVTIYMYFNDHAPPHFHAEYGEFEAVYNIDTLDILRGRLPRRAHGMVVEWALEHRPELRDNWERARDQLPLEPIPPLD